Within the Mucilaginibacter sp. CSA2-8R genome, the region CCGCAGTATTAATCGGTACGCCCGGTCGCATCAGCCACCACTTGCGCCGCGAAAGCTTTAGCACTAAAACTATCTATACCTTGATTCTTGATGAGTTTGATAAAGCTCTTGAGTTTGGATTTCAGGAGGATATGGCTTACATCATTAAGCAGTTACCGGCTCTAAAAAAGCGCATGCTTATTTCGGCCACAAAAATGGATGAAATCCCTGCCTTTACCGGACTGGTTAAGCCGGTGCAGGTCGACTTTTTGTCGAATGCTGCGATAGCACCTGACCTGAAATACAAGTTAGTAACCAGCGAAGCTGCAGATAAGCTAAATGCGCTGTTTGCCTTGGTTTGTAAAATTGGTGCAAATGCAACGCTCATATTTTGTAACCACCGCGATGCGGTTGAACGCATCAGCGAACTGCTTTGGATAAAAGGATTACCGAACGACATTTTTCATGGAGGGATGGAACAGGATGATCGTGAACGGGCCTTGCTTAAATTTAGAAATGGCAGCCACCGCATTCTTATTACCACCGATATGGCATCGCGCGGGTTAGACATTCCGGAGATTGAGCATGTGGTGCATTACCAGTTGCCGCATAATGAAGAAGCTTTTTTGCACCGCAACGGACGCACCGCACGTATGCATGCTAAGGGCACGGCTTACCTGATGGTAACACCAGACGAAAAGCCGGCTTACCTGACGGAAATACCGGAAGAAGAAACACTACCCGAAAATCCCAAAGCACCAAAACCATCGCCCTGGAGCACGCTATATATTGCTGCCGGTAAAAAAGACAAAGTAAACAAAGTTGATATTGTTGGCTTATTGCTTAAAAAAGGTGGCCTCGATAAAGACGAACTCGGACTGATAGAAGTATTGGATTACTCATCGTATGCTGCGGTAAAACGCAATAAGATTGAAGGGTTGGTAAACACCATTAAAGGCGAGAAAGTAAAAAACAAAAAAGTTAAGTTTGAAATTTCAATATAAAGGCATAATAGTAGTATGAGCAATAATGATATTATGAAAAAACTCCGGGTAGCCATGAAGTTTACCGACGACGATATTGTAGCCGTTTTAAAGCTGGCCGACTTTAATGTAAGTAAAGCAGAGCTAAGCGCAATTTTCCGCGCCGAAGACCATCCTAATTTTAAGCCCTGCGGCGATCAGATATTACGCAATTTTTTAAACGGCCTGATTATCTATAAACGTGGCCCAAGAGAAAAGAAACCAGCAAAGGACACCAAATAAGTGTCCTTTGCTTTTTAACTTTAATAAATACCGGCCATTCAAACAGCCGATATCAAATTATTTTTCGGCCAGTAAATTATCCGTTAGTCTTTCAAATCCGTTTGCAAATTCGGTGTAATGTATGCCCGTTCCGGGACCACTAAAACCGGTATAAATTTTACGCACATCGCCCTTTTTATCAATAATAATGGTGGTAGGAAACGCCAAGAAGTTACTTAGCATAGGCAAACTTTTAGCAGTTTCTTTTTTGTTGTTAGTATATCCGGTAAGCAACAATGGATAAGGCACATTGAAATGGCTTTTCTCCTGTAACACAGCTTTGCGGGCCAACTCAAACTCAGCGCTACGCTCGTAGGCTAAGCCCAGCACTTCAACACCTTTTTTGTGATATTTTTTATAGTAGTTTACCAGATAGGCTGTTTCGTCCATACAGTTAGGGCACCACGAACCCATAATTTGCAGAATTACTACCTTGTTTTTAAAACGCGCATCGTTAAGGCTTACCTTTTGCCCGTTTAAATCAGGAAATGAAAATTCGATTTTTTTATACTCTGGCTTTAAAACGGTAAGCGAGTAAGCATCTGGCAACTGGGCTTTAGGGTTTTTTACTGCGGTCCATGATGTAGTACCAAACAGTCCGTCAGCCATTGTTTTTGCATCCGAAAGAGTTGCAGTAAACAAAAAAGCGTGGCCGCCATCAAAGCAGGATAAGTAGAGCTTCTTGCCGCTTAGGGTACCTTCCAGGTAACGGTAATCACCGGTGGTGGTTAAAAAGGTACCCGTTACGCGGTTGCCTTTTTGCACAAACTCGCCCACGGTAGTGTCACGTTCGGCCCCTTCGCCAAATATAGCCGACCACCTGCCAGTGATTTGATAAGCCGGAGTTGCAGGCTTCTCAAAAAAACGCCACTTTACATTGTATTGTGCTGTAAATGGTATTACGGCATCACGGTTGCCCAAGTGCCTAATCCAGTTGCCGGTTAGCGTATTGGCTTTGTGCTGCAGCTTAAACTCCGAATCGAACAAAGGCATATGGATAAAAACAGAATCACCTTTAGCTCTGATATCTTTAACCTTGAAACGCTCGCCGGCGTTAAAAATAGTTAATTGTTGCCTGCCGGCAGTATCTTTTACTTCGAAATTAAAAGGCAACTCGCCGCCGGCAGCAGGCATAAGTACGCCCCTCCAGGTGCCGGCTTTAAGCTTACTTTGTGCAAACGCACCAACACTAATTATACTAATCAATAAAAGAGCAAAGTATTTTTTCATGAATACATTATAAATTACAATGCCGGCAAAATAAACTAAAAGGAAGCAAAAAGTCTACAATTTCTATAGATTTTGACGTTTAAGAGAGATTGTTAAATTTTGGGCATAAAAAAAGAGAGCCACTTGCGAAGCTCCCTTTCCCCTAATTAATTTAAACTATTGATTAAACCCAAAACAAAGAACAAAATCATCTCAACTTGGGTGCCTGAGAATTCTCTTTTTAACTAATGTTGTAACATAGGTAGATGTTACTTTATTTTAATTTTTCAGTTAGATGCAGAGTCATTATAGTAGTAACAAAAGTGAAGCCACAAATTTAGGATGGTGCCAATTATTGTATGATCTGTAGTTATACTACAAATTGTTAAGGAAAAACCCAGACAGTTTTCTACTTAACATTCATTACTTAAACGTTTTCGTTGAATTGTTGATTATCAATCTATTGATTAACAATTTACACCACCCTTCATAGATTTAAATATCAGTATTACAACTTTTAGGTTTAATTAAAAATCAAATAAAGACTTCCAAAAATCGGCCTTTATATCAAAAATAAATTTTTAAGCAGTTTATTTTTCTTAATTATTAATGCACATTTATTTAAGCAAGCAGTTATCTGCTGTTAGGTATTTTATACAATTCCACTAAAACATACACAACACCAGTGCATTATGAATGTTTTAATATACACTTAACCATTTTGCCTACACTTTTGCCCCCCAAAGGAAACGGCGAAAGAAATGGGCAAAATTTTATATTTGGCTATGTACTTTTTGCATTCATTACTTAATTGGCTGCTGCACCAAAGCTGGCTTGAATTAACCGGTGTAATTACCGGCTTAATTTGCGTTTACCTGGCGGCCATTAACAATGTATGGAATTGGCCGTTCGCTATTGTTAATACGGCCATTTATATATTCATTTTTGCAGAAGCGGCTCTGTATGCAGATATGGGGCAAAATGCTTATCTACTTATCATCAACATTTATGGATGGTATTACTGGAGCCGACAACCCCTTAATGCACCTAAGGTACCAGTGGCGCGCATCACTCAAAAGCAGGTTTTCATATTATTGACTGTTGCTGCACTACTTACACCGGCGCTGGGCCTGCTATTGGTTCACTTAGCTCCTATATTGCATTATCAGCCTGCGGCCTATCCTTATCTGGACAGTTTTTGCACTGTAATAAGTTTAACTGCACAAGTATTTATGGCACGTAAGGTTTTAGAAAACTGGCTAATCTGGATTTTTGTAGATATTATTTATGTAGGTATTTACTTAAGCAAAGGCTTACAGCCTACCGCTTTTATGTTTGCTGTATATGCCTGCATTGCCTTGAAAGGATACCTGGACTGGCGGAAAGATTACCGGCAGCAACCTGAATTAAGTGCATAAGCTACCGGCACTTTATGTTAATAAATACTCCGGCTTGCACCACCATCAACCTGAATGGTTGTGCCCGATATGTAAGACGCCTGCCCCGAAGCCAGGAAAGCTACTAAAGCCGCAAGCTCATACGGCTCCCCTATGCGGCGCAACGGAATTTGTGCTGAGCGTTCCTTCAGTGCTTGTTCCGGATCCTGATCTGGCGGCAGGGTGTGTTTAATTCTGTCGGTTAAAATAAGTCCGGGTGCCACGTTGTTTACGGTGATGTTGTGAGGCCCTAATTCATCAGCCATCATTTTTGCCATCCCTACTACCCCCATACGCATACTGGTAGAAAGTACCGAATTAGCTAATACCGATTTTACCGAACCACTGATGATGTTGACGATACGCCCTGCTCCTGCCTTTTGCATATAAGGCAATACCAACCGGCTTAAACGGGCAAAGCTAAGCAAGTTGAGTTCGAAAGCGCTTTGCCACTGCTCATCATCAAATTTTTCAAATGGCGCAAAGGGTGGACCGCCTGCATTGTTAATCAAAATATCAATTTTGCCATGCTGACTGCCTACTTGTTTAATTAAACACTCTGCATCTTCTGCCTTAGCAACATCAGCTTTGACAAAAGTAACCTGTGTGTTGCTTAACTGTCTAATTTCATCAGCTGTTTTGCTCAGTTCTTCTTCGTTACGCGAAGCAATAATCACTATAGCTCCCTCTTGCGCCAGCGTAGCAGCGATAGCTTTACCCAAACCTTTGCTGGAAGCCAGTACTAACGCTACCTTATTTTTTAGTTTTAAGTCCATGTAATCTCCGGTATATGATAGCTACAAAGTAAATCGTGTTGTGTTGATACCCTGCTGTGTTTGTTCAAAATAAACAACAGAATGTAAGCTCCTGTTTCTTACTATCAAGGCATAATCTGTAGCAATCTGTTAACTTTACAGCTAATTACCTGTTATTATTTTATGCCGCCAAACACGCCATCTAAGCTTACGTTTACTCAAAGTTTTCAAAAACTCATTCGGAGTTTTGGCTATGCATTTAACGGTATCAAACATGCAACACTTACCGAACTTAATTTTCGTATCCATCTTGTTGCTACTTTAATAACCGTTTTGGCGGGCTATGCCTTACACATTAATAATATGGAATGGCTGTGGGTTGGACTATGCATTACGTTAGTTTTAGTAACCGAACTTTTAAATACCGCTATTGAAAGATTGACCGACCTGGTATCGCCAGCATATCACCCTATAGCTGGCCACGTAAAAGATATTGCGGCAGGCGCCGTTACCATTATGACTTTCTTTGCTATAATCACAGGTGGCGTTATATTTTTACCTAAACTAATTAATTTGATACACCATGCTGCATAAAACACGGGGCATTGTGCTTAAACAAACCGACTACGGCGAAACCAGCGTTATCGTACAAATTTTCACCGAAAAATTTGGCCTGCAATCGTATATCATTAACGGCGTAAAAAAGCCTAAAGCAAAAATTACCCGTAACATGTTGCAGGCCCTGCACCTGCTCGACCTGGTGGTATACTACAAAAATACCGGCGCCATACAACGCATTAAAGAACTCAAGAATGTGCCGATGCTGCAACACCTACCATATGACGTAGTGAAAAGCAGCATTGCTTTGTTTTTGAACGAAGTTTTATACAAAGCCATTAAACAGCAAACGCCCGATGAACAACTATTTGAATATATCTTTAGAAGCGTTGAATTGCTTGATAACTTAAAAGAAGGATTGGCTAACTTTCACCTGGTATTTATGGTGGGGCTTACCCGTTACCTTGGTTTTTATCCGGATTACTCAACCGCTGCCAATGCCGATTACTTTGATATGCGCAACGGCGTATTTACCCGTTATAAGCCCGAAAGCCCGTTATTTTTATCGCCACCACACACCCAAAACTTTTACCAGTTATTACAACATGGCTTTGATAACCTGGCCGGCATCAAACTGGCTGCTGATGAACGCCGTTACCTGATTACCCGCTTGTTAGAGTATTATGCACTGCACATTGAAGGCTTTGGCAACATACACTCACACGAAGTACTGGAAGAGGTGTTGAGTTAAAGCTGATTATTCTTAGCGCTGGCCATTCGTTTAAAAATACTATTATCGGCCTTGCCGCTTTGGTTACCAATCAGGTATCCATAAGGCTTTAAGGGATCTACATTATCGCACACCACTTTAAACATACCTAACACCGGTATAGCCAGCACCATACCTGCAATTCCCCATATGGCTTCGCCCACTACAATAATCAAGATGGTAAACAAGGGATTAAGATTTACCTGATTGCCTACAATTAGTGGCTCCAGAATATAGGTTTGGGTAAATTGCACTATAGCATAAGTAATTAACACCCCGAAAACCATATTTATATCCCCACCCTGCGCAAAAGCAATTAACACTGTGATGGCCGTACCCGTAATATTCCCGGCAAACGGAACAATCTCCAGAATACCGCATAGTATAGCAAAGAAGATAGCGCTTTTAATACCTACAATGCTAAACCCGATGCCATAAAGAATCCATAGCATCACAATCATCAAACCTAAACCGGTGAGGTATTGCTGCGTTACGCAACTGGCTTCATCAATAACCTTCTCGGCAGTAGTCTTACTTTCAACAGATACCAAACGCAAAATAAAAGTTTTAAAATGCCGCCTGAAGTAAAGAAACAAGAACACATATACCATAACCAGTACTGTACTTACCAATAAACCCAGTGTAGACATCAGGGTACCAATAGCCATTCCGGCGGCCTTTTCCATGCCGCCCGATTGCTGCTCTTTTAAAATTTGCTGCTGTTGACGTGTCGAAATACCAAATTGCGACCTTACATAATCGCGCATTTCATTAAACAGATTAGTGAGCTGCTCCTGCAGTTTAGAAAAGTCTTTTAATAAATCGCCTATCTGCCAATGCAGTAAAAAGACCAAACCTGCAACCATCAACCCAAACAGCAGTAGGCTAACTAAAGACGATATACCCCGGTTGATACCCCTACGCTCTAACCAACGGCTAAGCGGCAATAAAAGCATGGCTAGTACCGCACCAAAAGTAAGCGGCACAAGCACTGATTTGGATATATACAGAATGGCGATGCTTAAAACAAACAGCAACAATAAGCGGATGGTACGTGATAAATACAGCATAGGCAAAATAATAAACAAAAAAGGCAAGGCTAAAACAACCCTGCCTTATAAAAAATACTCTTTAGCAGCAGGCTATTGCCTGCATAATATCATCTAAGATTAATATTAAATACCGGAACCTTTGCCAGAATCGATGTTCTGGTCATCCAGCACCATGCGGCGAATGTAATCAATATTAGATTGAGGCAATTCTGAGCCGGAAAGCTGTACAGCTGTGCCATCAGGCTGCAGTTCAATATCAGCATTAATATTGTTATCTATGTGTACATGTAAAATATCGCCTTCGCGTTCTACATGGCAGGTAAGTTCACGCTCTGAATAATTTATGGTGAACTCGTATTTTCCGTCGGTGGTATTTTTGAAGCTATCGGTCATGGTTGTGATCTTTAAATAAGTAACCGATAAACAACAACGATGTTTTAGTTTACCACCATTTGCACTCTAATTTGAAGTAAAAGAACCCTTTATATCTTTTTTTAAATTTTATTTTGAAGAATTAAAAAAAGACTCTATGTTTGCAGTCCCAAAACGAACGAACATTACTTGAGTAATTAAGTTCAAAACAAGGGAGCTTAGCTCAGCTGGTTCAGAGCATCTGCCTTACAAGCAGAGGGTCACTGGTTCGAACCCAGTAGCTCCCACACAAAAAAGCCTCGATTTTTTCGAGGCTTTTTTGTTTCATTCCCATCCGCAAAATCTGACTATTTCTTAGTCAGCTTTTTTTCCAAACGAAATATATGGACAAAAGCCAGGTGCTTACATCATTAAGGATCACCCCTGATGATCCTCAATGCCTATTCTGATTATTTAATTTGCTTTTGACGTGCAGCAACCTCTTTTAAAAGCAACGGGAAAGCCGGTGTAGCCATGCCGCCATGATCAAAACCCTGGAGCTGGAAAAGCCGGGTACTCTTGTGTCCTGTCAGCTTCATCATGCGGAGCATATAGGTATTTTCCTCATACCGGCCTAACAACTCCATTTCGGCATCGCCAGTAATGAGCAGCATAGGGGGTGCATCGGCTCTTACCCAATAAAGCGGCGCATACTCGTCAATAGTAGGCTGCGTATCTTTTATTCCTTGCTCGCTCCGGATGGTAAAGTGCGTAATGCACTGCCCACTAAACGGAATAAGCTCGGCTACCTGGTTGGCATCAACATTATATTTAGCCAAATATTTTTTGTTGAGCGTGATCATCATAGCCAGGTAACCACCAGCCGAGTGCCCGCTCAGGTAAATCTGCTTATTGCTGCCGCCATACTGGCCTACATGCATAAACGCCCATGCAACCGCAGCAGCGGCATCTTCAATATAAGCAGGAGCTTTTACTTTAGGCGACAGCCGGTAGCCAACACCAATTATGGCATAACCTTTATCCATTAATGCTTTAGGTATTTCTTTAGCGCCGCCGGTTATGCCGCCGCCATGAAACCATACAATAGTGGCAAAATCTTTTACATTTTTAGGGTAATAAAAGTCGAGGGTGCATTGTGAGTCGATGTAGGCGTCTTTCTTATTATCGGCATCCGGATAATAATGGATATTTTTTTCGGTTACGTAAGTTTGCTGCGCTTGCGCCCAAAACGCCGGCAAGAGTAATAACACGATGAAAATCTTTTTCATTGCAGATAAATATAATTGCGTCTGCAAATTAGTTGCTAATCCGCTAATTACATGCATAGCATTTCAGATAGTCTAAAAAAAAGTCCCGGCTATTTGCATAACCGGGACTTTAAAGCATTATAAGAAGTGATATTAAACAAAAATTTATTTAGCAAAATAGTTTCTTAGCTCGCCGCTGTTTTCCGCATAGTTCCAACGAATCTGATCTGCTTTACGATCTCCGTTCAGGTCGGCAAAAAAGAAATCGGTATTTGCGCTTTGCGAAGTACCTCTGAGCGAATAAAAAGGCCCCGCAAAAGTGCCGTTGGTTTGCGAGAAATAGAATTTAAGCTTACCCAGATAATTTCCCGCGTTCCAGTAAACTTTATCGGCCCGCCCGTCGCCATTAACATCTGCAAAGTAAAATTGCGTATCAGATGCACCGCTTGATGCACCTGAAGTAGTGTATGAAGATGAGGC harbors:
- a CDS encoding alpha/beta hydrolase, which encodes MKKIFIVLLLLPAFWAQAQQTYVTEKNIHYYPDADNKKDAYIDSQCTLDFYYPKNVKDFATIVWFHGGGITGGAKEIPKALMDKGYAIIGVGYRLSPKVKAPAYIEDAAAAVAWAFMHVGQYGGSNKQIYLSGHSAGGYLAMMITLNKKYLAKYNVDANQVAELIPFSGQCITHFTIRSEQGIKDTQPTIDEYAPLYWVRADAPPMLLITGDAEMELLGRYEENTYMLRMMKLTGHKSTRLFQLQGFDHGGMATPAFPLLLKEVAARQKQIK
- a CDS encoding AI-2E family transporter, with amino-acid sequence MLYLSRTIRLLLLFVLSIAILYISKSVLVPLTFGAVLAMLLLPLSRWLERRGINRGISSLVSLLLFGLMVAGLVFLLHWQIGDLLKDFSKLQEQLTNLFNEMRDYVRSQFGISTRQQQQILKEQQSGGMEKAAGMAIGTLMSTLGLLVSTVLVMVYVFLFLYFRRHFKTFILRLVSVESKTTAEKVIDEASCVTQQYLTGLGLMIVMLWILYGIGFSIVGIKSAIFFAILCGILEIVPFAGNITGTAITVLIAFAQGGDINMVFGVLITYAIVQFTQTYILEPLIVGNQVNLNPLFTILIIVVGEAIWGIAGMVLAIPVLGMFKVVCDNVDPLKPYGYLIGNQSGKADNSIFKRMASAKNNQL
- a CDS encoding DUF1456 family protein; the protein is MKKLRVAMKFTDDDIVAVLKLADFNVSKAELSAIFRAEDHPNFKPCGDQILRNFLNGLIIYKRGPREKKPAKDTK
- a CDS encoding TlpA disulfide reductase family protein, producing the protein MKKYFALLLISIISVGAFAQSKLKAGTWRGVLMPAAGGELPFNFEVKDTAGRQQLTIFNAGERFKVKDIRAKGDSVFIHMPLFDSEFKLQHKANTLTGNWIRHLGNRDAVIPFTAQYNVKWRFFEKPATPAYQITGRWSAIFGEGAERDTTVGEFVQKGNRVTGTFLTTTGDYRYLEGTLSGKKLYLSCFDGGHAFLFTATLSDAKTMADGLFGTTSWTAVKNPKAQLPDAYSLTVLKPEYKKIEFSFPDLNGQKVSLNDARFKNKVVILQIMGSWCPNCMDETAYLVNYYKKYHKKGVEVLGLAYERSAEFELARKAVLQEKSHFNVPYPLLLTGYTNNKKETAKSLPMLSNFLAFPTTIIIDKKGDVRKIYTGFSGPGTGIHYTEFANGFERLTDNLLAEK
- a CDS encoding SDR family oxidoreductase, with protein sequence MDLKLKNKVALVLASSKGLGKAIAATLAQEGAIVIIASRNEEELSKTADEIRQLSNTQVTFVKADVAKAEDAECLIKQVGSQHGKIDILINNAGGPPFAPFEKFDDEQWQSAFELNLLSFARLSRLVLPYMQKAGAGRIVNIISGSVKSVLANSVLSTSMRMGVVGMAKMMADELGPHNITVNNVAPGLILTDRIKHTLPPDQDPEQALKERSAQIPLRRIGEPYELAALVAFLASGQASYISGTTIQVDGGASRSIY
- a CDS encoding diacylglycerol kinase family protein; protein product: MPPNTPSKLTFTQSFQKLIRSFGYAFNGIKHATLTELNFRIHLVATLITVLAGYALHINNMEWLWVGLCITLVLVTELLNTAIERLTDLVSPAYHPIAGHVKDIAAGAVTIMTFFAIITGGVIFLPKLINLIHHAA
- a CDS encoding DEAD/DEAH box helicase; amino-acid sequence: MIAQTLSNLKITALNPMQQAAISAAQKNDIILLSPTGSGKTLGFLLPLLGLLNKSIPTVQALILVPSRELALQIEQVFRAMGSGFKVNCCYGGHPVKIERNNLSEPPAVLIGTPGRISHHLRRESFSTKTIYTLILDEFDKALEFGFQEDMAYIIKQLPALKKRMLISATKMDEIPAFTGLVKPVQVDFLSNAAIAPDLKYKLVTSEAADKLNALFALVCKIGANATLIFCNHRDAVERISELLWIKGLPNDIFHGGMEQDDRERALLKFRNGSHRILITTDMASRGLDIPEIEHVVHYQLPHNEEAFLHRNGRTARMHAKGTAYLMVTPDEKPAYLTEIPEEETLPENPKAPKPSPWSTLYIAAGKKDKVNKVDIVGLLLKKGGLDKDELGLIEVLDYSSYAAVKRNKIEGLVNTIKGEKVKNKKVKFEISI
- the recO gene encoding DNA repair protein RecO; translation: MLHKTRGIVLKQTDYGETSVIVQIFTEKFGLQSYIINGVKKPKAKITRNMLQALHLLDLVVYYKNTGAIQRIKELKNVPMLQHLPYDVVKSSIALFLNEVLYKAIKQQTPDEQLFEYIFRSVELLDNLKEGLANFHLVFMVGLTRYLGFYPDYSTAANADYFDMRNGVFTRYKPESPLFLSPPHTQNFYQLLQHGFDNLAGIKLAADERRYLITRLLEYYALHIEGFGNIHSHEVLEEVLS
- the pnuC gene encoding nicotinamide riboside transporter PnuC; amino-acid sequence: MGKILYLAMYFLHSLLNWLLHQSWLELTGVITGLICVYLAAINNVWNWPFAIVNTAIYIFIFAEAALYADMGQNAYLLIINIYGWYYWSRQPLNAPKVPVARITQKQVFILLTVAALLTPALGLLLVHLAPILHYQPAAYPYLDSFCTVISLTAQVFMARKVLENWLIWIFVDIIYVGIYLSKGLQPTAFMFAVYACIALKGYLDWRKDYRQQPELSA